A region of Moorena producens PAL-8-15-08-1 DNA encodes the following proteins:
- a CDS encoding hybrid sensor histidine kinase/response regulator, translating to MDTHSLKILLVEDNPADADLLQIILTDAQEIQWSLVQVEKLQDAIDSLSKHHFDIVLLDLSLPDKQGLITVTKTHEVVPDLPIVVLTGLNDRVTALEALRKGAQDYLVKGKIDSELLIRTIRYAIERANTMKQLRQSEEQLQRLNEELEHRVAEQTDELRQKNQYLQQEISNRKSLEEELRQALNKEKELNDLKSRIVSVVSHEYRTPLATILSSAELLEHYSHKWSAEKKRRHLQRIQTTVQHLTKLVSDVLLFSKAEAGKLEFKPLPMDLLAFCQEIVEEFQLTAKPGLTINFNCTDNSEQTSCCINQDCFDKAYLDEKLLRQILSNLLSNGIKYSPDGGDIQFDLIMSEHSTMFRIQDSGIGIPPEDQERLFEAFQRSSNVGTISGTGLGLAIVKKCVNLHGGEICVDSEVGVGTAFTVTLPLRSSRSSGVKS from the coding sequence ATGGACACCCATTCCCTAAAAATCTTGCTAGTAGAAGATAACCCAGCTGATGCGGATCTTCTCCAAATCATTTTAACTGATGCCCAAGAGATTCAGTGGTCACTGGTGCAGGTAGAAAAGTTACAAGATGCTATTGATTCCCTCAGTAAACATCATTTTGATATAGTCTTGTTAGACCTATCGTTACCGGATAAACAGGGATTGATTACGGTAACAAAAACCCACGAGGTAGTACCGGATTTACCCATTGTGGTGTTAACGGGTCTAAATGATAGAGTGACCGCCCTAGAAGCATTACGAAAAGGAGCACAAGATTATTTAGTCAAGGGCAAAATTGATAGTGAATTGCTGATCCGCACAATTCGCTATGCCATTGAGCGAGCCAATACTATGAAGCAGCTTCGACAAAGTGAGGAGCAATTGCAACGACTCAATGAAGAATTAGAGCATCGCGTTGCGGAACAAACCGATGAATTAAGGCAAAAAAATCAGTACCTGCAACAGGAAATTTCAAATCGGAAGTCCTTGGAAGAAGAACTTCGTCAGGCGTTGAATAAAGAAAAAGAACTCAATGACCTCAAATCTCGGATTGTTTCTGTCGTTTCTCATGAATATCGCACTCCACTAGCCACCATCCTCTCTTCGGCAGAATTATTAGAACATTACAGTCATAAATGGTCTGCGGAAAAAAAGCGACGTCATTTGCAGCGGATTCAAACCACGGTTCAACATCTGACTAAGTTAGTGAGTGATGTACTGCTATTCAGTAAAGCTGAGGCAGGAAAATTGGAATTCAAACCCTTACCTATGGATTTGTTAGCCTTCTGTCAGGAAATTGTGGAAGAATTTCAACTCACAGCTAAGCCTGGCTTGACTATTAACTTTAACTGTACAGATAATTCAGAGCAAACCTCCTGCTGTATTAATCAGGATTGCTTTGACAAAGCTTATCTAGATGAAAAACTTTTGCGGCAAATTCTGTCTAATTTGCTCTCCAATGGGATTAAGTATTCACCGGATGGGGGTGATATCCAATTTGATCTGATCATGAGTGAACATAGTACTATGTTCCGGATCCAAGATTCCGGAATTGGCATCCCCCCAGAAGACCAAGAACGGTTATTTGAGGCTTTCCAGCGCAGTAGTAATGTTGGTACTATCTCTGGTACCGGACTAGGATTAGCAATTGTCAAAAAATGTGTCAACCTCCACGGTGGTGAGATTTGTGTAGACAGTGAAGTGGGAGTTGGTACAGCCTTTACGGTCACATTGCCATTACGCTCATCCCGTTCTTCAGGTGTTAAGTCTTAG
- a CDS encoding eIF2A-related protein, translating to MSRNALVIGINTYSYESLNNLTAPGRDAEAIAQLLEKYGDFKVTRLPAVKDKQNNTIRVGKKTKVTLTQLEDAIVQLFKPNGKPPDTALLYFSGHGLRKSKGIQEGFLATSDVNPDMGSWGLSLQWLRRLLQESEVRQQIIILDCCYAGEVLNFKEADPGDRGKGRDRCFIAASRAFELAYEDIGSNHSVLTSALIKGLEPSQQRWVTNYSLVDILTQQRNAFPQRPIFSNSGEPINLTRRWTAATKQLAASAKSICPYKGLAYFDCTEEDAKYFYGRTALTDQLLEKVRVGNFLAVLGASGSGKSSVVRAGLLYQLQLGQRLSGSESWQIKILQPGEHPLNSLALSFLDSGLSDIERATRLAQAEDLIKKGSEGLRQLIAVTDTQRLILVVDQFEEAFTLCQDSSERQQFFECLLGALPKTGDKLCLVLTMRADFFGKCLEQDYSGLAQQIQEHGIAVMPMSPEELRQAIVKPAKQVELEIEPGLVKEILADVADAPGYLPLLQYTLTRLWQESTDNCLRLNTYVKLGGVMGTLRQRATEVYELLSEEKQAAVKHIFLALTQLGEGTEDTRRRVLKPNLVNQRYNEELIDTVVQKLADEKLVVTTEMVGKGREAKRVAVVDVAHEALIRHWSLLRSWISENRDGMRIARKIEAAAEEWKREGKPEEIAFLLSGAKLINAEDYLAKNLCQGQLNSDAQELLKISQKVRDSIIDKQKQRQQEEKQRQKKLLEESEARRKADVKARQLAEENQKQLKLLLILVIVGGIIAAFFGLKFRKQAINSNLLAQAANIKYSLSVKPTTKELIQAIEATAQIKDYQKSLQAKVIYLEPKVINEVHYSLLTALDKVRERNLLQGYTADVTEIAFSPDGKQIISGSDDGTVRLWNTETGQLIHTLEGHTDDVNGIAFSPDGKQILSGSYDDTLRLWDTETGQLIHTLEGHTSSVTEIAFSRDGKQILSGSFDNTVRLWDTASGQLIHTLEGHTSSVTDIAFSPDGKQIISSSRDKTVRLWDTASGQLIHTLEGHKDWVKAIAFSPDGKQIISGSYDYTLRLWDTETGQLIHTLEGHTDDINAIAFSPDGKQIISGSYDYTLRLWDTETGQLIHTLEGHTDDINAIAFSPDGNKIISGSADNTLRLWDTETGQLIHTLEGHTDDINAIAFSPDGNKIISGSWDDTLRLWDTQSGQLIHTLQGGKSYVNAIAFSPDGNKIISGGDDNTVRLWDTRSGQLLYALEGHTDIVNNIAFSPDGKRILSSSNDHSLRLWDTDSGQLIRTLQGHKSYVNAIAFSPDGNKIISGSADKTLRLWDAQSGQLLHNLEGHTSWVNGIAFSPDGKQILSASWDKTLRLWDTQSGQLIRTLQGQKSNVYDIAFSPDGNKIISGNLDNTVRLWDTQSGQLLYTLKGHTSFVTDIAFSPDGNKILSSSDDNTLRLWNTQSGQLLYTLKGHTALVNDIAFSQNGKKILSGSADKTLRLWDTASGQLLHTYEGHTAPVNGIAFSPDGKQILSGSYDKTVRLWRGGNWKDWLKEGCNQLQFHPDLVALKNNQDNKAGEACLKYADWADKAKAEFMVRLGRAFLQKEQNVKGAVKKLKKAQKLNPDIDLNPDTEEIDKDPKIVAHLLAALFKIEEAAILATEGRIEEAISLYQEAQKLNPDIDLNPDTEEIDKDPKTLAQQLFTEWK from the coding sequence ATGAGTCGGAATGCCTTAGTAATAGGAATTAATACTTACAGCTATGAAAGCCTCAATAATTTAACGGCACCTGGGCGGGATGCAGAAGCTATAGCCCAATTACTAGAGAAGTATGGAGACTTTAAGGTAACGCGACTCCCGGCAGTTAAGGATAAACAGAATAATACCATTCGCGTTGGTAAAAAAACCAAAGTCACTCTAACTCAGTTAGAAGACGCCATAGTACAATTGTTCAAACCAAATGGGAAACCCCCAGATACAGCGCTACTCTATTTTTCTGGGCATGGTTTACGAAAAAGCAAGGGGATACAAGAAGGCTTTTTGGCAACTAGTGATGTTAACCCAGACATGGGTTCTTGGGGTTTATCCTTACAATGGCTACGGCGACTGTTACAAGAAAGTGAAGTAAGGCAGCAGATTATTATTTTAGATTGCTGTTATGCCGGGGAAGTACTAAATTTCAAAGAAGCAGACCCCGGAGACCGGGGTAAAGGCAGAGACCGGTGCTTTATTGCTGCTTCTCGTGCCTTTGAACTGGCCTATGAAGACATTGGCAGTAATCATAGTGTTCTCACCTCTGCACTGATCAAAGGATTAGAACCAAGCCAACAGCGGTGGGTAACTAACTATTCCTTAGTTGATATACTCACTCAACAACGGAATGCTTTTCCCCAGCGTCCTATTTTTAGTAATTCTGGTGAACCGATTAATCTGACTCGCAGGTGGACAGCAGCAACAAAACAGTTGGCTGCCTCAGCAAAAAGTATCTGTCCTTATAAAGGCTTAGCTTATTTTGATTGTACTGAAGAAGATGCCAAGTATTTCTACGGTCGTACTGCCTTAACGGATCAATTGTTGGAAAAGGTGCGTGTTGGTAATTTTCTGGCTGTCTTGGGAGCGTCTGGTAGTGGGAAATCTAGTGTAGTTAGGGCGGGATTATTGTATCAGTTACAACTGGGACAGAGGTTATCGGGTAGTGAAAGTTGGCAGATAAAAATCCTTCAGCCGGGTGAACATCCCCTCAATTCCTTAGCACTAAGCTTTTTAGATTCTGGGTTATCTGATATCGAACGGGCGACTCGATTAGCTCAAGCCGAGGATTTGATCAAAAAGGGTTCTGAAGGGTTGAGACAATTAATCGCTGTAACCGATACCCAGCGGCTAATACTGGTAGTGGATCAGTTTGAAGAAGCCTTTACTTTGTGTCAGGATAGCTCAGAAAGACAGCAGTTTTTTGAATGCTTATTGGGGGCTTTACCTAAAACCGGGGATAAACTCTGTTTGGTATTGACGATGCGAGCAGACTTTTTTGGTAAATGTCTTGAACAGGACTATAGCGGATTGGCACAGCAGATTCAAGAACATGGAATTGCTGTGATGCCCATGTCACCAGAAGAGTTAAGACAGGCAATTGTAAAACCAGCCAAACAGGTAGAATTGGAGATTGAGCCAGGACTGGTGAAAGAAATACTGGCAGATGTAGCAGATGCACCAGGATATCTGCCATTGTTGCAATATACCCTGACACGACTGTGGCAAGAAAGCACTGATAACTGTTTGCGGCTCAACACCTATGTCAAATTGGGTGGTGTGATGGGTACTTTGCGTCAACGGGCGACTGAGGTATATGAGCTACTTTCAGAAGAAAAACAAGCAGCAGTTAAGCATATTTTTCTAGCACTGACTCAGTTGGGAGAAGGTACAGAAGATACCCGCAGACGAGTATTAAAGCCGAATTTAGTGAATCAGCGCTATAACGAAGAACTTATTGATACCGTAGTTCAGAAATTGGCTGATGAAAAGCTAGTTGTTACTACTGAAATGGTAGGTAAAGGAAGAGAAGCAAAGAGAGTAGCAGTGGTGGATGTTGCCCATGAAGCTTTGATTCGTCATTGGAGTCTGTTGCGGAGTTGGATAAGTGAAAACCGGGATGGGATGAGAATAGCCCGTAAGATTGAGGCGGCGGCTGAAGAGTGGAAAAGGGAAGGTAAGCCAGAAGAAATTGCTTTTTTACTATCAGGAGCAAAATTAATTAACGCTGAGGATTATCTCGCTAAAAATCTTTGCCAGGGTCAACTTAATAGTGATGCACAAGAACTTCTTAAGATTAGTCAAAAAGTCCGCGATAGCATAATTGACAAACAAAAACAACGTCAACAGGAAGAGAAACAACGTCAAAAAAAACTACTAGAGGAGTCTGAAGCCAGACGAAAAGCAGATGTAAAAGCTCGTCAATTAGCAGAAGAAAATCAGAAGCAACTTAAGCTTTTGTTGATCTTGGTTATAGTGGGCGGAATTATTGCCGCTTTTTTTGGCTTAAAATTTCGTAAACAGGCAATTAACTCAAACTTACTAGCACAAGCAGCCAATATCAAGTATTCTCTATCAGTAAAACCTACTACAAAAGAATTGATCCAAGCTATTGAAGCAACCGCTCAAATTAAAGATTACCAAAAATCCTTACAAGCAAAAGTAATCTATTTAGAACCAAAGGTTATCAATGAAGTTCATTATAGCTTGTTAACAGCTTTAGATAAGGTTCGAGAAAGGAATCTTTTACAAGGTTATACTGCTGATGTCACTGAGATCGCTTTTAGTCCAGATGGCAAACAGATTATCAGTGGCAGTGACGACGGAACAGTGCGTTTATGGAACACAGAAACCGGTCAACTAATCCATACATTAGAAGGTCATACTGATGATGTCAATGGGATCGCTTTTAGTCCCGATGGCAAACAGATTCTCAGTGGCAGTTACGACGACACCTTACGGTTGTGGGACACAGAAACCGGTCAGCTAATCCATACATTAGAAGGTCATACAAGTAGTGTCACTGAGATCGCTTTTAGCCGAGATGGCAAACAGATTCTCAGTGGCAGTTTTGACAACACTGTGCGGTTGTGGGACACAGCATCCGGTCAACTAATCCATACATTAGAAGGTCATACAAGTAGTGTCACTGATATCGCTTTTAGTCCAGATGGCAAACAGATTATCAGTAGCAGTAGAGACAAGACTGTGCGGTTGTGGGACACAGCATCCGGTCAACTAATCCATACATTAGAAGGTCATAAAGATTGGGTCAAGGCGATCGCTTTTAGTCCAGATGGCAAACAGATTATCAGTGGCAGTTACGACTACACCTTGCGTTTGTGGGACACAGAAACCGGTCAACTAATCCATACATTAGAAGGTCATACTGATGATATCAATGCGATCGCTTTTAGTCCAGATGGCAAACAGATTATCAGTGGCAGTTACGACTACACCTTGCGTTTGTGGGACACAGAAACCGGTCAACTAATCCATACATTAGAAGGTCATACTGATGATATCAATGCGATCGCTTTTAGTCCAGATGGCAACAAGATTATCAGTGGTAGTGCTGACAACACCTTACGCTTGTGGGACACAGAAACCGGTCAACTAATCCATACATTAGAAGGTCATACTGATGATATCAATGCGATCGCTTTTAGTCCAGATGGCAACAAGATTATCAGTGGCAGTTGGGACGACACCTTACGGTTGTGGGACACACAATCCGGTCAACTAATTCACACATTACAAGGCGGTAAAAGTTATGTCAATGCTATCGCCTTTAGCCCAGATGGCAACAAGATTATCAGTGGGGGTGATGACAACACTGTGCGGTTGTGGGACACACGATCCGGTCAACTTCTCTATGCCTTGGAAGGTCATACAGATATTGTCAATAATATCGCTTTTAGTCCAGATGGCAAACGGATTCTCAGTAGCAGTAATGACCACAGCTTGAGGTTGTGGGACACAGATTCCGGTCAACTAATTCGCACCTTACAAGGCCATAAAAGTTATGTCAATGCTATCGCCTTTAGTCCAGATGGTAACAAGATTATCAGTGGCAGTGCCGACAAAACCTTGCGGTTGTGGGACGCACAATCCGGTCAACTTCTCCATAACTTGGAAGGTCATACAAGTTGGGTCAATGGGATCGCTTTTAGTCCAGATGGCAAACAGATTCTCAGTGCCAGTTGGGACAAAACCTTGCGGTTGTGGGACACACAATCCGGTCAACTAATTCGCACCTTACAAGGCCAAAAAAGTAATGTCTATGATATCGCCTTTAGCCCAGATGGCAACAAGATTATTAGTGGCAATTTAGACAACACTGTGCGCTTATGGGACACACAATCCGGTCAACTTCTCTATACCTTGAAAGGTCATACAAGTTTTGTCACTGATATCGCCTTTAGTCCAGATGGTAACAAGATTCTCAGTAGCAGTGATGACAACACCTTACGCTTGTGGAACACACAATCCGGTCAACTTCTCTATACTTTGAAAGGTCATACAGCTCTTGTCAATGATATCGCCTTTAGCCAAAATGGCAAAAAAATTCTGAGTGGCAGTGCCGACAAAACCTTGCGCTTGTGGGACACAGCATCCGGTCAACTTCTCCATACTTATGAAGGTCATACAGCTCCTGTCAATGGGATCGCTTTTAGTCCCGATGGCAAACAGATTCTCAGTGGGAGTTACGATAAAACAGTGCGGTTGTGGCGGGGTGGAAATTGGAAAGATTGGTTAAAAGAGGGATGTAATCAGCTGCAATTTCATCCTGACCTCGTTGCACTTAAAAATAATCAAGACAATAAAGCAGGAGAAGCCTGTCTCAAGTATGCCGATTGGGCAGATAAAGCAAAAGCAGAGTTTATGGTAAGACTTGGTCGGGCTTTTTTACAAAAAGAGCAAAATGTCAAGGGTGCTGTTAAAAAATTAAAAAAAGCGCAAAAACTTAATCCCGACATCGACCTCAATCCAGATACAGAGGAAATAGACAAAGACCCTAAAATAGTAGCGCACTTGTTAGCCGCACTATTCAAGATAGAAGAGGCAGCGATACTAGCAACAGAGGGAAGAATAGAGGAGGCTATTTCTCTCTATCAGGAAGCACAAAAACTCAATCCTGACATCGACCTCAATCCAGATACAGAAGAAATAGATAAAGACCCAAAAACATTAGCGCAACAGTTATTTACAGAATGGAAATAA
- a CDS encoding response regulator has product MNIMTNTQPIDILLVEDSSSDAELILEALCDSKLSSHFHWVDDGAKAIAFLRKQGKYQEAPRPALIVLDLNLPKKDGRQVLQEIKEDPKISTIPIIILTTSDSQQDIINTYRLKANCYICKPIDLESFMSMVKLIEEFWLNLVRLPSYQ; this is encoded by the coding sequence ATGAACATTATGACAAATACTCAACCAATTGATATTCTGCTGGTAGAAGATTCGTCGAGTGATGCCGAACTCATTTTAGAGGCCTTATGTGATAGCAAGCTATCCAGTCACTTTCATTGGGTTGATGATGGTGCTAAGGCGATCGCATTCCTCCGTAAGCAGGGCAAATATCAGGAAGCCCCACGTCCAGCTTTAATTGTTCTGGATCTCAATTTACCTAAAAAAGATGGTCGCCAGGTTCTCCAAGAAATAAAGGAAGACCCCAAGATAAGTACAATACCAATTATTATATTAACCACATCTGACTCTCAGCAAGATATTATCAATACTTACAGACTAAAAGCTAACTGCTACATTTGTAAACCCATTGATTTGGAAAGTTTTATGTCGATGGTGAAGCTGATTGAAGAATTTTGGTTAAACCTTGTTAGACTGCCATCATATCAATAA
- a CDS encoding TRAP transporter small permease subunit, translating into MQQLLRISRVIDSFNERIGRLTYWILPLMIMIGVWNVVGRYLGRFIGENLSSNGFIETQWYLFDLVFLLGAAYTLKHNGHVRVDVFYKSLKPKAQAIANLIGTLLFLIPFCIMVIYFSWGAIVNSWTIQEMSPDPGGLPRYPIKSMIIVSFGLLILQGISEAIKNWAIFAGYLAPQEED; encoded by the coding sequence TTGCAACAACTATTACGTATCTCTAGAGTAATTGATAGCTTCAACGAGAGAATCGGTCGCTTAACCTACTGGATTTTGCCACTGATGATCATGATTGGTGTGTGGAATGTCGTTGGTCGCTACTTGGGACGTTTTATAGGAGAAAATTTGAGTTCTAATGGGTTTATCGAAACTCAGTGGTACTTATTTGACTTAGTATTCCTGTTGGGGGCGGCTTACACTCTCAAGCATAATGGCCATGTGCGAGTGGATGTTTTTTATAAGAGTTTGAAGCCTAAGGCTCAAGCGATCGCTAATTTAATTGGGACATTATTGTTCTTAATTCCCTTCTGCATCATGGTAATTTATTTTTCTTGGGGGGCAATTGTTAATTCCTGGACGATTCAAGAGATGTCCCCAGATCCAGGAGGGTTACCCCGTTATCCAATTAAATCCATGATTATTGTCAGCTTTGGGTTGCTGATTCTTCAAGGAATCTCAGAAGCGATCAAAAACTGGGCAATTTTTGCTGGATATTTGGCACCCCAGGAGGAGGACTAA
- a CDS encoding TRAP transporter large permease, translated as MGYDWLGPAMFGGALVLLSIGYPVAFSLGGVAILFAIIGVSLGIFDPIFMTAMPQRIFGIMGNYTLLAVPYFIFMGSMLEKSGIAEQLLETMGILFGRLRGGLALAVVIVGALLAASTGVVAATVVAMGLISLPIMLRYGYNKELATGVIVASGTLGQIIPPSVVLVVLADQLGISVGDLFIGSVIPGLMMAGAFAIHVIIVAWLKPDAAPALPLEVRNISGKALGKRVIQSMVPPLLLILLVLGSIFFGIATPTEAGAVGCLGAIVLAGVNGQLNLPSLRQSSDATMRITSMVIFILLGSTAFSLVFRGLNGDRVMEAMLLNLPGGYIGFLVVSMLTIFLLGFFIDFFEIAFIVVPLFAPVAQQLNLDLVWYGVIIGANLQASFLTPPFGFALFYLRGVAPPEVKTMEIYRGAIPFILLQLLVLVLIIAFPGIVSFLPSLST; from the coding sequence ATGGGTTATGACTGGTTAGGTCCAGCCATGTTTGGCGGTGCCTTGGTATTACTTTCCATCGGCTACCCGGTAGCCTTCTCCCTAGGTGGGGTGGCAATTTTGTTTGCCATCATAGGGGTGAGTTTGGGTATCTTTGACCCGATTTTCATGACCGCTATGCCCCAGCGGATTTTCGGGATTATGGGCAACTACACTCTCCTAGCAGTGCCCTACTTTATTTTTATGGGTTCCATGCTAGAAAAATCTGGCATTGCTGAGCAGCTGTTGGAAACCATGGGAATTCTGTTTGGACGGCTGCGAGGGGGATTGGCCTTAGCGGTGGTGATTGTGGGGGCGTTGCTGGCCGCATCTACTGGAGTCGTTGCCGCAACAGTAGTAGCAATGGGACTGATTTCCCTACCAATTATGTTGCGCTACGGTTATAACAAGGAACTAGCCACTGGCGTAATCGTGGCATCGGGGACATTAGGACAGATTATCCCACCGAGTGTGGTGCTAGTGGTATTAGCGGATCAGTTAGGAATTTCCGTAGGAGACCTGTTTATCGGTTCCGTGATTCCTGGTTTAATGATGGCTGGGGCGTTTGCCATTCATGTGATCATTGTAGCATGGCTCAAGCCAGATGCAGCACCAGCCCTACCCCTAGAAGTCCGAAATATCAGTGGAAAAGCCTTGGGAAAGCGGGTGATCCAATCAATGGTACCACCATTATTGTTAATTTTATTAGTATTGGGCAGTATCTTTTTTGGGATTGCCACTCCAACGGAAGCAGGGGCTGTAGGTTGCCTGGGCGCAATAGTATTGGCTGGTGTCAATGGTCAGTTGAATTTGCCATCCCTGCGACAGAGCTCTGATGCCACCATGCGGATTACCAGCATGGTGATATTTATATTGCTGGGTTCAACAGCATTTAGTTTAGTGTTTCGTGGCTTGAATGGCGATCGCGTCATGGAAGCGATGCTGTTAAACCTTCCCGGCGGTTACATTGGCTTCCTAGTAGTCAGTATGTTAACTATTTTCCTACTAGGCTTCTTTATTGACTTTTTTGAGATTGCCTTTATTGTAGTACCGCTGTTTGCTCCAGTGGCCCAACAGCTTAACCTTGACTTGGTCTGGTATGGGGTAATTATCGGAGCCAATCTCCAAGCCTCATTTCTGACACCACCCTTTGGCTTTGCTCTGTTTTATTTACGGGGTGTCGCCCCACCAGAGGTGAAAACCATGGAAATTTACCGAGGTGCGATTCCGTTTATTCTGTTGCAACTGCTGGTGTTAGTGTTAATTATTGCCTTTCCTGGTATAGTCAGTTTCTTGCCATCTTTGAGTACTTGA
- a CDS encoding ABC transporter permease has protein sequence MKSNLSLPHQNTIKGSQLPTIVTDSLTVLWGDWLKLRVRATQVVASGLISPVIYILAFGLGLGSTLDRTMTPAVGESYLEFILPGMVALSSMTISFAGTTFSICGDRLYTKTFEETLLMPVHPLALHVGKMMAGILRGLMTSGSVILVAVLFTGKVWSFINPLFFLLLVLNCAVFAGLGVIVGLNVKSLEMVGLFNNFLIVPMSFLGGTFFDPGTLPTALKVIVYLLPLSYTSTGLRAAAYLPLSEFPWYAIPILLGFAIALSLFGAHQFAHQQD, from the coding sequence GTGAAATCCAATCTATCACTGCCCCATCAAAACACCATCAAAGGGTCCCAGTTACCGACTATAGTCACAGATAGCCTCACGGTTTTGTGGGGGGACTGGCTAAAGTTACGGGTGCGAGCCACGCAAGTCGTTGCTAGTGGGCTAATCTCCCCAGTGATCTACATCTTGGCATTTGGTCTTGGCCTAGGGAGTACCTTAGATCGGACAATGACTCCCGCAGTTGGTGAATCCTACTTAGAATTTATTCTGCCAGGAATGGTGGCGCTGTCGTCTATGACCATTAGCTTTGCTGGCACCACCTTTTCCATTTGCGGTGATCGGCTATACACGAAAACCTTTGAGGAAACCTTGTTGATGCCAGTGCATCCCTTAGCCTTGCATGTGGGCAAAATGATGGCGGGGATTTTGCGGGGATTAATGACATCTGGTTCAGTGATTTTGGTAGCAGTGCTGTTTACTGGGAAAGTATGGAGTTTTATCAATCCCTTATTTTTCTTGTTGCTAGTGCTTAATTGTGCTGTGTTTGCCGGTTTAGGGGTGATAGTAGGATTGAATGTCAAATCCTTGGAAATGGTTGGTCTTTTCAACAACTTCTTAATTGTTCCGATGTCGTTCCTAGGTGGGACGTTTTTTGACCCAGGGACCTTACCTACAGCCCTAAAAGTGATTGTCTATCTATTGCCTCTAAGTTATACCAGCACTGGACTCCGGGCTGCTGCTTACTTACCCCTGTCCGAGTTTCCCTGGTATGCGATACCGATTCTGCTGGGGTTTGCGATCGCACTTTCTCTGTTTGGTGCTCACCAATTCGCTCACCAGCAAGACTGA